One window of the Streptomyces sp. ITFR-21 genome contains the following:
- a CDS encoding solute symporter family protein, whose protein sequence is MADSAGEHQGLAIVLFTVFVSVTLAITAWAGRRRSSSVEFFAGGRLFSPMQNGLAIAGDYMSAASFLGISGLIALFGYDGMLYSVGFFVAWLVVLMLVAELVRNVGRYTMADVLSARMRERPVRIAAGTASVTVSILYLVAQMVGASSLVGLLLGGGEGAAVRTWTVIGVGALMVFYVSFGGMRATTWIQIVKTVLLIGGTVTLTALVLVRFHGNFGELLRSAADGSGQGDAFLAPGLKYGVDATSRLDFISLGVALVLGTAGLPHILSRFYTVPTARSARRSVVWAIGLIGTFYLMTIVLGFGAAALVGSNTVRDSNAAGNTAVPLLAEILGGGSGTTGGTVLFAVVGAVAFATILAVVAGITLASSASVAHDLYASRRRPAGQGRHGGRHAQRESEGEMDQEEVRVARFAAVGIGAVSIWISLLAQDQNIAFLVGLAFAVAASANLPGLLYSLFWRRFTTRGAVWSVYGGLVPALLLVVLSPVTSGRPDALFPGVDFHVFPLENPGLVSIPLGFLAGWLGTVLSRESADEGKYAETEVRSLTGAGAA, encoded by the coding sequence CTGGCGGATTCCGCCGGCGAGCATCAGGGCCTGGCGATCGTGCTGTTCACCGTGTTCGTGTCGGTGACGCTGGCGATCACCGCGTGGGCGGGGCGGCGGCGGAGTTCTTCGGTGGAGTTCTTCGCCGGGGGACGGCTGTTCTCGCCGATGCAGAACGGGCTGGCCATCGCGGGCGACTACATGTCGGCGGCGTCCTTCCTCGGGATCTCCGGGCTGATCGCGCTGTTCGGCTACGACGGGATGCTCTACTCGGTGGGCTTCTTCGTCGCGTGGCTGGTCGTGCTGATGCTGGTGGCCGAACTGGTCCGCAACGTGGGCCGGTACACGATGGCCGACGTACTCTCCGCGCGGATGCGGGAGCGGCCGGTGCGGATCGCGGCGGGTACTGCGTCGGTGACGGTGTCGATCCTCTACCTGGTGGCCCAGATGGTGGGCGCGAGCAGCCTGGTGGGTCTGCTGCTGGGCGGCGGGGAAGGGGCCGCGGTGCGGACCTGGACGGTGATCGGGGTCGGGGCGCTGATGGTGTTCTACGTGTCCTTCGGCGGAATGCGGGCCACCACCTGGATCCAGATCGTGAAGACGGTGCTGCTGATCGGCGGGACGGTCACGCTGACGGCGCTGGTGCTGGTCCGCTTCCACGGCAACTTCGGGGAGTTGCTGCGGTCGGCGGCGGACGGGAGCGGGCAGGGGGACGCGTTCCTGGCGCCGGGGCTGAAGTACGGGGTGGACGCGACGTCGCGGCTGGACTTCATCAGCCTCGGTGTGGCGCTGGTGCTGGGTACGGCCGGGCTGCCGCACATCCTGTCGCGTTTCTACACCGTTCCGACGGCCCGTTCGGCGCGGCGGTCGGTGGTGTGGGCGATCGGGCTGATCGGCACGTTCTACCTGATGACGATCGTGCTGGGGTTCGGCGCGGCGGCGCTAGTCGGCTCGAACACCGTGCGGGACTCGAACGCGGCGGGCAACACCGCGGTGCCGCTGCTGGCCGAGATCCTCGGCGGCGGGTCGGGGACCACCGGTGGCACGGTGCTGTTCGCGGTGGTCGGAGCGGTGGCCTTCGCCACGATCCTCGCCGTGGTCGCGGGCATCACGCTGGCGTCTTCGGCCTCCGTGGCCCACGACCTCTACGCCAGCCGGCGCCGTCCGGCGGGCCAGGGTCGGCACGGGGGGCGCCACGCCCAGCGGGAGTCCGAGGGCGAGATGGACCAGGAGGAGGTGCGGGTGGCCAGGTTCGCGGCCGTCGGCATCGGAGCGGTGTCGATCTGGATCAGTCTGCTGGCGCAGGACCAGAACATCGCCTTCCTGGTGGGCCTGGCCTTCGCGGTGGCCGCGTCGGCGAATTTGCCGGGGCTGCTCTACTCCCTGTTCTGGCGCCGCTTCACCACCCGGGGCGCGGTCTGGTCCGTCTACGGCGGGCTCGTACCTGCTCTGCTGCTGGTGGTGCTGTCGCCGGTGACGTCCGGGCGGCCGGACGCGCTGTTCCCCGGAGTCGACTTCCATGTCTTCCCGCTGGAGAACCCCGGGCTGGTCTCCATCCCGCTGGGCTTCCTGGCCGGCTGGCTCGGAACCGTGCTGTCGCGCGAGTCGGCGGACGAGGGGAAGTACGCGGAGACGGAGGTGCGTTCGCTCACCGGCGCCGGGGCCGCCTGA
- a CDS encoding DNA gyrase/topoisomerase IV subunit B: MTAETSVPSSALLAGADRDGSNYTARHLLVLEGLEAVRKRPGMYIGSTDSRGLMHCVWEIIDNSVDEALGGHGDRIEVILHEDGSVEVRDNGRGIPVDLEPKTGLSGVEVVMTKLHAGGKFGGGSYAASGGLHGVGASVVNALSARLDVEVDRGGHTHAISFRRGVPGLFTESGPDAPFDPASGLTRTRRIPRTRTGTRVRYWADRQIFLKDAKLSLEHLHQRARQTAFLVPGLTIVVRDERGVETDRPVEEVFHFDGGISEFCEFLAPDKPICDVLRLTGSGVFKETVPVLDELGHMTPTEVTRELGVDIALRWGTGYDTTTRSFVNIIATPKGGTHVTGFERSVTKTINEVLRAGKLLRVAEDDIVKDDAMEGMTAVITVRLAEPQFEGQTKEVLGTSAANRIVAAVVAKELKEFLTSVKRDTKAQARAVLEKAVAAARTRIAARQHKEAQRRKTALETSSLPAKLADCRSDDVERSELFIVEGDSALGTAKLARNSEFQALLPIRGKILNVQKSSISDMLKNAECGAIIQVIGAGSGRTFDIDQARYGKVIFLADADVDGAHIRCLLLTLFQRYMRAMVEEGRVFSAVPPLHRIELVQPKKGQDKYVYTYSDNELRQTLLDFQRRKVRYKDSIQRYKGLGEMDANQLAETTMDPRHRTLRRINISDLEAAEQAFDLLMGNEVAPRKEFITNSASTLDRARIDV, from the coding sequence GTGACCGCCGAGACATCCGTGCCGTCCTCCGCGCTGCTGGCCGGCGCGGATCGTGACGGCTCCAACTACACCGCGCGGCACCTGCTTGTCCTCGAAGGTCTCGAAGCCGTACGCAAGCGGCCCGGCATGTACATCGGATCGACCGACAGCCGCGGTCTGATGCACTGTGTGTGGGAGATCATCGACAACTCCGTCGACGAGGCCCTGGGCGGACACGGTGACCGCATCGAGGTGATCCTGCACGAGGACGGCTCCGTCGAGGTACGGGACAACGGCCGTGGCATCCCGGTCGACCTGGAGCCCAAGACCGGGCTGTCCGGCGTCGAGGTCGTGATGACCAAACTGCACGCCGGCGGCAAGTTCGGCGGCGGCTCGTACGCCGCCTCCGGCGGCCTGCACGGCGTCGGAGCTTCCGTCGTCAACGCCCTGTCCGCCCGGCTGGACGTCGAGGTGGACCGCGGCGGCCACACGCACGCCATCAGCTTCCGGCGGGGCGTTCCCGGCCTGTTCACCGAATCCGGCCCGGACGCGCCCTTCGACCCGGCGAGCGGCCTGACCCGGACCAGGAGGATCCCCCGTACCCGTACGGGCACGAGGGTGCGCTACTGGGCGGACCGGCAGATCTTCCTCAAGGACGCCAAGCTCTCCCTGGAGCACCTCCACCAGCGGGCCCGCCAGACCGCCTTCCTGGTGCCCGGCCTGACCATCGTCGTCCGCGACGAGCGCGGCGTGGAGACGGACCGGCCGGTCGAGGAGGTCTTCCACTTCGACGGCGGCATCAGCGAGTTCTGCGAGTTCCTGGCTCCGGACAAGCCGATCTGCGACGTTCTGCGGCTGACTGGCAGCGGCGTCTTCAAGGAGACCGTCCCGGTGCTGGACGAGCTCGGACACATGACACCCACCGAGGTCACCCGGGAACTCGGCGTGGACATCGCGCTGCGCTGGGGCACCGGGTACGACACCACCACCCGGTCCTTCGTCAACATCATCGCCACCCCCAAGGGGGGCACCCATGTGACCGGATTCGAGCGGTCGGTCACCAAGACCATCAACGAGGTACTGCGCGCCGGCAAGCTGCTGCGCGTCGCCGAGGACGACATCGTCAAGGACGACGCCATGGAAGGCATGACGGCGGTGATCACCGTCCGTCTCGCCGAGCCGCAGTTCGAGGGCCAGACCAAGGAGGTGCTCGGCACCTCGGCGGCCAACCGGATCGTCGCCGCCGTCGTGGCGAAGGAGCTCAAGGAGTTCCTGACCTCCGTCAAGCGCGACACCAAGGCGCAGGCCCGCGCCGTGCTGGAGAAGGCCGTCGCCGCCGCCAGGACCCGCATCGCGGCCCGGCAGCACAAGGAGGCGCAGCGCAGGAAGACCGCGCTGGAGACCTCCTCGCTGCCGGCCAAGCTCGCCGACTGCCGCAGCGACGACGTCGAGCGCAGCGAACTGTTCATCGTCGAGGGCGACTCGGCCCTGGGCACCGCCAAGCTGGCCCGCAACTCCGAGTTCCAGGCGCTGCTGCCGATCCGCGGCAAGATCCTCAACGTCCAGAAGTCGTCCATCTCGGACATGCTCAAGAACGCCGAGTGCGGCGCGATCATCCAGGTCATAGGAGCCGGGTCCGGCCGGACCTTCGACATCGACCAGGCCCGCTACGGCAAGGTGATCTTCCTCGCCGACGCCGACGTCGACGGCGCCCACATCCGCTGCCTGCTGCTCACGCTCTTCCAGCGCTACATGCGGGCCATGGTGGAGGAGGGCCGGGTCTTCTCCGCGGTGCCGCCGCTGCACCGGATCGAGCTGGTCCAGCCCAAGAAGGGCCAGGACAAGTACGTCTACACGTACTCCGACAACGAGCTCCGGCAGACCCTGCTCGACTTCCAGCGGCGCAAGGTCCGCTACAAGGACAGCATCCAGCGCTACAAGGGCCTCGGCGAGATGGACGCCAACCAGCTCGCGGAGACCACCATGGACCCGCGGCACCGCACCCTGCGGCGGATCAACATCAGCGACCTGGAAGCCGCTGAGCAGGCATTCGACCTGCTCATGGGCAACGAGGTCGCGCCACGCAAGGAGTTCATCACCAACTCCGCCTCCACGCTGGACCGGGCGCGGATCGACGTCTGA
- a CDS encoding LuxR C-terminal-related transcriptional regulator, with the protein MVAEHRPEVVLMDLRMPRCDGVEATRRIRSEYPGTQVVVLTTFVDDDSLFPALRGGARGYLTKDAGREEIARAIVEVTAGRAGLSPTVQSRLLDALATTVPGAGAKTGAGVGTGAGARAGVRAGTVPEGMGRGERAELPGGLTVREAEVLALVAEGLSNAEIAGRLHVRMATVKTHINNLFAKTGVRDRAQAVGYAYRHGIT; encoded by the coding sequence CTGGTGGCGGAACACCGGCCGGAGGTGGTGCTGATGGACCTGCGGATGCCCCGCTGTGACGGGGTGGAGGCGACCCGGCGGATCCGGTCGGAGTATCCGGGGACGCAGGTGGTGGTGCTGACGACGTTCGTGGACGACGACTCGCTGTTCCCGGCGCTGCGGGGCGGGGCGCGCGGGTATCTGACGAAGGACGCGGGCCGTGAGGAGATCGCACGGGCCATCGTCGAGGTGACGGCGGGCCGGGCGGGCCTGTCGCCGACCGTGCAGAGCCGGCTGCTGGACGCGCTGGCGACGACGGTACCGGGCGCCGGTGCCAAGACTGGAGCCGGTGTCGGAACGGGAGCCGGTGCCCGAGCCGGAGTGCGTGCCGGAACCGTGCCGGAGGGCATGGGGCGAGGGGAGCGGGCGGAGTTGCCGGGCGGGCTGACCGTTCGGGAGGCGGAGGTGCTGGCCCTGGTGGCGGAGGGTCTGTCCAACGCGGAGATCGCTGGGCGGTTGCACGTGCGCATGGCGACGGTGAAAACGCACATCAACAACCTCTTTGCCAAGACCGGGGTACGGGACCGGGCACAAGCGGTCGGATATGCATACCGGCACGGCATCACCTGA
- a CDS encoding M16 family metallopeptidase translates to MGHTATPEAHSSGLTATEHRLANGLRVVLSEDHLTPVAAVCLWYDVGSRHEVKGRTGLAHLFEHLMFQGSASVKGNGHFELVQGAGGSLNGTTSFERTNYFETMPAHQVELALWLEADRMGSLLTALDQESLDNQRDVVKNERRQRYDNVPYGTAFERLTALAYPDGHPYHHTPIGSMADLDAASLEDARAFFRTYYAPGNAVLTVVGDIDPEQTLAWIEKYFGSIPAHDGKPEPRDGSLPEVMGGETRQVVEEDVPSRALMAAYRLPEDGTRQGDAADLALTVLGGGDSSRLHNRLVRRDRSAVTAGFGLLRLAGAPSLGWLDVKASSGVELSAIEAAVDEELARFAAEGPTPEEMERAQAQLEREWLDRLATVNGRADELCRFAVLFGDPQLALTAVQRVLSVTAEEVRAVAAARLRPDNRAVLVYEPTGGDRAGAGDGEDEAGPAGSGAEAIEQEESEA, encoded by the coding sequence ATGGGTCACACGGCCACCCCGGAGGCACACTCCAGCGGCCTGACAGCCACCGAGCACCGCCTGGCGAACGGCCTGCGAGTGGTGCTCTCCGAGGACCACCTCACCCCGGTCGCGGCCGTCTGCCTCTGGTACGACGTCGGTTCACGGCACGAGGTCAAGGGCCGCACCGGCCTGGCCCACCTCTTCGAGCACCTGATGTTCCAGGGCTCGGCCAGCGTGAAGGGCAACGGCCACTTCGAGCTGGTGCAGGGTGCCGGCGGGTCGCTCAACGGCACCACAAGCTTCGAACGCACCAACTACTTCGAGACGATGCCCGCCCACCAGGTCGAACTGGCCCTGTGGCTGGAGGCCGACCGGATGGGCAGCCTGCTCACCGCGCTGGACCAGGAGAGCCTGGACAACCAGCGGGACGTGGTGAAGAACGAGCGCCGCCAGCGGTACGACAACGTGCCCTACGGCACCGCCTTCGAGCGCCTCACCGCCCTCGCGTACCCCGACGGCCACCCGTACCACCACACCCCGATCGGTTCGATGGCCGACCTGGACGCTGCCTCGCTGGAGGACGCCCGGGCGTTCTTCCGTACGTACTACGCGCCCGGCAACGCGGTGCTCACGGTGGTCGGCGACATCGACCCGGAGCAGACGCTGGCCTGGATCGAGAAGTACTTCGGCAGTATCCCGGCGCACGACGGCAAACCCGAGCCGCGCGACGGCTCGCTGCCGGAGGTGATGGGCGGGGAGACCCGCCAGGTCGTCGAGGAGGACGTGCCCTCGCGCGCCCTGATGGCGGCCTACCGGCTCCCCGAGGACGGCACCCGGCAGGGTGACGCGGCCGACCTGGCGCTGACCGTGCTGGGCGGCGGGGACTCCTCCCGGCTGCACAACCGGCTGGTGCGGCGGGACCGTTCCGCGGTGACGGCCGGTTTCGGGCTGCTGCGGCTGGCGGGGGCCCCCTCGCTCGGCTGGCTGGACGTCAAGGCGTCCTCCGGGGTCGAACTGAGCGCCATCGAGGCCGCGGTCGACGAGGAGCTGGCCCGGTTCGCCGCGGAGGGTCCGACGCCCGAGGAGATGGAGCGGGCACAGGCACAGCTGGAGCGTGAGTGGCTGGACCGGCTCGCGACGGTGAACGGCCGGGCCGACGAACTGTGCCGGTTCGCGGTGCTGTTCGGCGACCCGCAGCTCGCCCTGACCGCGGTGCAGCGGGTGCTGTCCGTCACCGCTGAGGAGGTCAGGGCGGTGGCCGCCGCCCGGCTGCGCCCGGACAACCGGGCGGTCCTGGTCTACGAGCCCACCGGCGGCGACCGGGCCGGGGCCGGGGACGGCGAGGACGAGGCCGGCCCGGCCGGGAGCGGCGCCGAGGCCATCGAACAGGAAGAGAGCGAAGCATGA
- a CDS encoding sucrase ferredoxin: MNTCMQTSVELDEAMDGTAAVARTWLLIEQPGPWGAKALGASRLDPAVGRALDRLAAVAGVRVALIRRPGRHPDRHRPGRHRVLLAHTAPEHPWVRTAEVTDPAELTALDFTALGAGEHGGFGTPYQGPPIGLVCTNGKRDRCCAVHGRPLATELAASGSGGIWETTHLGGHRFAPTMLVLPHGYAYGRMDGRHAQHVLAAAAAGRVVLDNCRGRSSWERPGQAAELAIRRLTGEEGAGALTVDRTESDPGGWTVRVTHTDGRAWRVAVAQHASTPPRPESCGGALGTPTRMEVTAIKDLLGSHAS, from the coding sequence GTGAACACCTGTATGCAGACCTCCGTCGAGCTGGACGAGGCGATGGACGGGACCGCAGCGGTCGCCCGGACCTGGCTGCTGATCGAGCAGCCGGGTCCCTGGGGCGCGAAGGCTCTCGGCGCGAGCCGACTGGACCCCGCGGTCGGCCGCGCGCTGGACCGGCTGGCCGCCGTCGCGGGGGTACGGGTCGCGCTGATCCGCCGCCCCGGTCGGCACCCCGACCGGCACCGCCCGGGCCGGCACCGGGTGCTGCTGGCCCACACCGCGCCCGAACACCCGTGGGTGCGCACCGCCGAGGTCACGGACCCGGCCGAGCTGACCGCGCTGGACTTCACCGCCCTGGGCGCGGGCGAGCACGGCGGCTTCGGAACGCCCTACCAGGGGCCGCCGATCGGCCTGGTGTGCACCAACGGCAAGCGGGACCGCTGCTGCGCCGTCCACGGCCGCCCGCTGGCAACCGAGCTCGCGGCCTCCGGCAGCGGCGGCATCTGGGAGACCACCCACCTCGGCGGCCACCGCTTCGCCCCCACCATGCTCGTCCTGCCGCACGGCTACGCCTACGGTCGGATGGACGGCCGCCACGCCCAGCACGTCCTGGCGGCGGCGGCCGCCGGCCGGGTCGTACTGGACAACTGCCGCGGCCGGTCGTCCTGGGAGCGTCCGGGCCAGGCCGCCGAGCTGGCGATACGCCGGCTGACCGGCGAGGAAGGGGCGGGCGCGCTCACGGTGGACCGCACGGAGTCGGATCCCGGCGGCTGGACCGTCCGCGTCACCCACACCGACGGCCGCGCCTGGCGGGTCGCGGTGGCCCAGCACGCCTCCACCCCGCCCCGCCCGGAAAGCTGCGGCGGAGCCCTCGGTACCCCGACCCGGATGGAGGTCACCGCCATCAAGGACCTGTTGGGCAGCCACGCGAGCTGA
- a CDS encoding DUF485 domain-containing protein: MDKHDGGDPGVLRVNDLWQDVGATGLWLPDQQAPERAPEAVREDPAAYGELWTVGDRSAVYLEVQHSEDFQHVRDRYRRFVFPAVAGFVGWYLLYVVAATTAPGLMGYRLAGELNVALAAGLAQFASTFLLTWAYARHARVHRDRAALDLRWTLATRTGQERVR; the protein is encoded by the coding sequence GTGGACAAGCACGACGGGGGTGACCCGGGGGTGCTGCGGGTGAACGACCTCTGGCAGGACGTGGGGGCGACCGGCCTGTGGCTGCCGGATCAGCAGGCCCCCGAGCGGGCCCCTGAGGCGGTGAGGGAGGATCCCGCCGCGTACGGGGAGCTTTGGACGGTCGGCGACCGGTCGGCGGTCTATTTGGAAGTGCAGCACAGCGAGGACTTCCAGCACGTACGGGACCGGTACCGGAGATTCGTCTTTCCGGCGGTGGCGGGGTTCGTCGGCTGGTACCTGCTGTACGTGGTGGCCGCGACCACCGCGCCGGGGCTGATGGGGTACCGGCTGGCGGGCGAGCTGAATGTCGCGTTGGCCGCGGGGCTGGCGCAGTTCGCCAGCACGTTCCTGCTGACGTGGGCGTACGCACGGCACGCCCGGGTGCACAGGGACCGGGCGGCGCTCGATCTGCGGTGGACGCTGGCCACCAGGACCGGACAGGAGAGGGTGCGTTGA
- a CDS encoding DUF7455 domain-containing protein yields the protein MTTVLTPASPLTAADRCDRCGAQAYLRVVLLSGGELLFCAHHGRKFEPELKKIAAEIQDETGRLTDTQASAGDDER from the coding sequence GTGACCACTGTTCTGACCCCCGCGAGTCCGCTGACAGCGGCAGACCGCTGCGACCGTTGCGGCGCTCAGGCTTACCTGCGCGTCGTACTCCTCAGCGGCGGAGAGCTGCTCTTCTGCGCTCACCACGGCCGCAAGTTCGAGCCGGAGCTGAAGAAGATCGCAGCGGAAATACAGGATGAGACCGGCAGGCTCACCGACACCCAGGCGTCGGCGGGAGACGACGAGCGCTGA
- a CDS encoding DNA gyrase/topoisomerase IV subunit A, giving the protein MARRTTKTPPPDDGFEERILDIDVVDEMQGSFLEYAYSVIYSRALPDARDGMKPVHRRIVYQMNEMGLRPERGYVKCARVVGEVMGKLHPHGDSSIYDAMVRMAQPFSQRLPLVDGHGNFGSLDDLPAAMRYTEARMSGPAQLMVESIDEDTVDFAPNYDGQEQEPAVLPSAYPNLLVNGSSGIAVGMATNMPPHNLGEVIAAARHLIRYPGADLDALMRYVPGPDLPTGGRIIGLSGIRDAYESGRGTFKIRATVAVEDVTARRKGLVVTELPFNVGPEKVIAKIKDMVGAKRLQGIADVKDLTDREHGLRLVIEIKNGFNPEAVLEQLYKLTPMEDSFGINNVALVDGQPLTLGLRELLQVYVDHRFEVVRRRSEFRRTKRRDRLHLVDGLLVALVDIDEVITIIRASENAAQAKERLMERFGLSDIQTQYILDTPLRRLTRFDRIELESERDRLNAEIAELTRILDSDAELRKLVSAELAAVAKQYGTERRTVLLESADTPPAAVPLEVADDPCRVLLSSTGLLARTEIGGGSGEDDGRRAKHDVIVSAVPTTARADIGAVTSAGRLLRLTVIDLPMLPPTAGPPSLAGGAPLAEFLSLEDDERVLCLTTLDESSPGLALGTEQGVVKRVVPDYPANKDDLEVITLKEGDQVVGAVELRTGEEDLVFITDDAQLLRYPASQVRPQGRPAGGMAGIKLTDGAKVISFTAVDPAVDAVVFTVARAEATLEDADQGEPQGTAKLTPFDQYPRKGRATGGVRCQRFLRGETGLALAWAGATPVRAATATGAPADLPPKDPRRDGSGVPLLKQVSVLAGPV; this is encoded by the coding sequence ATGGCCCGCCGCACGACGAAGACCCCGCCGCCCGACGACGGTTTCGAGGAGCGCATCCTCGACATCGACGTCGTGGACGAGATGCAGGGCTCCTTCCTTGAGTACGCCTACTCGGTCATCTATTCGCGGGCGCTGCCCGACGCCCGCGACGGCATGAAGCCGGTGCACCGCCGCATCGTCTACCAGATGAACGAGATGGGCCTGCGCCCGGAGCGCGGCTACGTGAAGTGCGCCCGCGTCGTCGGCGAGGTGATGGGCAAGCTGCACCCGCACGGCGACTCGTCCATCTACGACGCCATGGTGCGGATGGCGCAGCCCTTCTCGCAGCGGCTGCCGCTGGTGGACGGCCACGGCAACTTCGGTTCGCTGGACGACCTGCCGGCCGCCATGCGCTACACCGAGGCCCGGATGTCCGGCCCGGCGCAGCTGATGGTCGAGTCGATCGACGAGGACACCGTCGACTTCGCGCCGAACTACGACGGCCAGGAGCAGGAGCCGGCCGTACTGCCGTCGGCGTATCCGAACCTGCTGGTCAACGGCTCGTCGGGGATCGCGGTCGGCATGGCCACCAACATGCCGCCGCACAACCTGGGCGAGGTGATCGCCGCCGCCCGCCACCTGATCAGATACCCGGGCGCCGATCTGGACGCCCTGATGCGGTACGTGCCGGGGCCCGACCTGCCGACCGGCGGCCGGATCATCGGCCTGTCCGGCATCCGGGACGCGTACGAGAGCGGGCGCGGCACCTTCAAGATCCGCGCCACGGTGGCGGTGGAGGACGTGACGGCCCGCCGCAAGGGCCTGGTCGTCACCGAACTGCCCTTCAACGTGGGGCCCGAGAAGGTCATCGCCAAAATCAAGGACATGGTCGGCGCCAAGCGGCTGCAGGGCATCGCCGACGTCAAGGACCTCACCGACCGCGAACACGGCCTGCGGCTGGTCATCGAGATCAAGAACGGCTTCAACCCGGAGGCCGTACTGGAGCAGCTCTACAAACTGACGCCGATGGAGGACTCCTTCGGCATCAACAACGTGGCCCTGGTGGACGGCCAGCCGCTCACCCTGGGCCTGCGGGAGCTGTTGCAGGTCTACGTCGACCACCGCTTCGAAGTGGTGCGGCGGCGCAGCGAGTTCCGCCGCACCAAGCGCCGCGACCGGCTGCACCTGGTGGACGGCCTGCTGGTGGCCCTGGTCGACATCGACGAGGTCATCACGATCATCCGGGCCAGCGAGAACGCCGCGCAGGCCAAGGAGCGGCTGATGGAGCGCTTCGGCCTGTCGGACATCCAGACCCAGTACATCCTGGACACCCCGCTGCGCCGGCTGACCCGCTTCGACCGGATCGAGCTGGAGTCCGAGCGGGACCGGCTGAACGCGGAGATCGCCGAGCTAACCCGGATCCTGGACTCCGACGCCGAGCTGCGCAAGCTGGTGTCGGCCGAACTGGCCGCGGTGGCCAAGCAGTACGGGACCGAGCGCCGCACGGTGCTGCTGGAGTCGGCGGACACCCCGCCGGCCGCGGTGCCGCTGGAGGTCGCGGACGACCCCTGCCGGGTGCTGCTCTCCTCGACCGGGCTGCTGGCCCGCACCGAGATCGGCGGCGGGTCCGGGGAGGACGACGGCAGGCGCGCCAAGCACGATGTGATCGTCTCGGCCGTGCCGACCACCGCCCGGGCCGACATCGGCGCGGTGACCTCCGCCGGGCGGCTGCTGCGGCTGACCGTCATCGACCTGCCCATGCTGCCGCCCACCGCGGGCCCGCCCTCGCTGGCCGGGGGCGCGCCACTCGCGGAGTTCCTGTCGCTGGAGGACGACGAGCGGGTGCTGTGCCTGACCACGCTGGACGAGTCCTCGCCCGGTCTGGCGCTGGGCACCGAACAGGGCGTCGTCAAGCGCGTGGTGCCGGACTACCCGGCGAACAAGGACGACCTGGAGGTCATCACCCTCAAGGAAGGCGACCAGGTGGTGGGCGCGGTCGAGCTGCGGACCGGCGAGGAGGACCTGGTCTTCATCACCGACGACGCCCAACTGCTGCGCTACCCGGCCTCCCAGGTGCGCCCGCAGGGCCGCCCGGCCGGCGGCATGGCGGGCATCAAGCTGACCGACGGTGCGAAGGTGATCTCCTTCACAGCGGTCGATCCGGCGGTGGACGCGGTGGTGTTCACCGTGGCCCGCGCCGAGGCCACGCTGGAGGACGCGGATCAGGGAGAGCCCCAGGGCACGGCGAAGCTCACCCCGTTCGACCAGTACCCGCGCAAGGGGCGCGCCACCGGCGGGGTGCGCTGCCAGCGTTTCCTGCGGGGCGAGACCGGTCTGGCGCTGGCCTGGGCGGGCGCCACCCCGGTCCGCGCGGCGACCGCCACCGGCGCCCCGGCCGATCTGCCGCCGAAGGACCCTCGCCGCGACGGCTCCGGAGTACCTCTTCTCAAGCAGGTCTCAGTATTGGCCGGTCCCGTGTAG